Proteins from one Pseudomonadota bacterium genomic window:
- a CDS encoding RNA-binding protein: MQGGKLYVGNLSYSVTSEQLKELFSGCGEVKEVKIIEGKGFGFVEMGTQIEAEKAKKDLGGTQFMGRSITVEEARPQREKPRGGRGGGFGRRY; this comes from the coding sequence ATGCAGGGTGGCAAACTTTATGTTGGAAATCTTAGTTATTCGGTAACCAGCGAACAGCTTAAGGAGCTATTTTCAGGTTGTGGAGAGGTAAAAGAAGTCAAAATAATTGAAGGTAAGGGTTTTGGTTTTGTCGAAATGGGAACACAGATAGAAGCAGAAAAGGCAAAAAAAGACTTAGGCGGTACACAGTTCATGGGACGCTCAATTACCGTTGAAGAAGCGCGCCCCCAGAGAGAAAAACCAAGAGGCGGAAGGGGAGGCGGTTTCGGCAGGAGATACTGA